In Uranotaenia lowii strain MFRU-FL chromosome 2, ASM2978415v1, whole genome shotgun sequence, one genomic interval encodes:
- the LOC129742362 gene encoding uncharacterized protein LOC129742362 produces the protein MDNFEASRAEGPFQPYFDENPLPSLQNLSLNQNYNANRSQHSGNYSLPLDEQVIEEQVRESVRSSIQQNPPNIPPNVPSDWLNNLHDFIKDTIKQSVRTYIDEWSLLSTPRGPNPHPSAAMNGHDQAVNTSMTFPLNSNHQQMPVPSSPAPQQIQHPPMSHYYNHLRTKIEKWGIQFNGYLHPRALSASEFVRQVTILAKANRVNEEELLQQAYLFFVGDARKWYFTYCENFLSWQHLIHQLLTDYENPNKDSAIEEEMRERKQRSNERFSVYLAEMERLSKSLSYRMNEKRKLKLIFDNTKISYRRRLALTPISSLKQLADHCYIFDSLEPSLYSTNQQRLHSNVHQISHETEEDLEPDDDEEEEVNAISGRINKFRQSKFRNNFQPNPSEKKTPVEQQETQESPELKCWNCETVGHIAKFCLEPRKIYCYACGKPNFTARNCPKQHKITFEGKTVVIPTVVIPDVAKQLICGYDFWRAFDIRPMMSSGAAVTLTESSFNQQQQSFQDPKSLNMMCFSLSLDENHLGLKTQPIEDESLNIPSLEEPENNEIGLDSLETEHQLSENQKNDLLEIIKGFPRSYDGKIGRTHLIRHKIEILPDTKPKKIPNYKYSPKVEKEVDKEIERLLTMDAIEECSSEFVNPLLPVKKPNGNWRLCLDARRLNQMTKRDEYPFPNMTNILERLEKAKYFTIIDLKDAYHQVVLDPDSRDFTAFRTPRGLWRYKTMPFGLLNSGATLCRLMSRVLKFDLQPKVFVYLDDVIVTSGDFEEHLRLLKVVAQRLREANLTISIEKSKFCQKSVKYLGHILSEEGIAPDSAKIEPILNYPAPKNIKEIRRLLGLAGFYQRYIRNYSQTVTPISDLLRKNQGKFRWTEAADNALRNLKSALTSPPILSNPDFSLPFAIETDSSDLAVGAVLTQNFNGERKCIAFFSKKLSATQKRYSATERE, from the exons ATGGATAACTTTGAAGCTTCGAGAGCGGAAGGACCTTTCCAACCGTATTTCGATGAGAATCCGTTACCGTCCTTACAGAATCTATCATTGAACCAGAATTACAATGCTAACAGATCTCAGCACTCAGGGAACTACAGTTTACCTCTCGACGAGCAGGTAATAGAAGAACAAGTTCGCGAGTCTGTAAGAAGTTCGATACAACAAAATCCACCTAACATTCCACCAAACGTGCCGTCGGATTGGTTGAACAACCTGCATGATTTCATAAAGGATACGATCAAGCAGTCTGTCAGAACCTACATCGACGAATGGAGCCTGCTATCGACGCCAAGAGGACCAAATCCTCATCCATCAGCAGCAATGAATGGACACGATCAAGCGGTCAACACATCAATGACGTTTCCACTCAATAGTAATCACCAACAGATGCCTGTTCCATCTTCACCCGCACCACAACAAATTCAGCACCCTCCGATGTCACATTACTACAATCATCTTAGAACCAAAATCGAGAAGTGGGGTATCCAGTTCAACGGGTATCTCCACCCACGCGCACTTTCGGCTTCCGAGTTCGTCAGACAGGTTACTATCTTGGCGAAAGCCAATCGAGTCAACGAAGAGGAGTTGTTGCAGCAAGCGTACTTATTTTTTGTAGGAGATGCTAGGAAATGGTACTTCACATACTGCGAAAATTTCCTTTCGTGGCAACACTTAATTCATCAGCTACTTACGGATTACGAAAACCCAAACAAGGATTCAGCAATCGAGGAGGAGATGCGAGAGCGCAAACAACGATCGAATGAACGTTTTAGCGTATATCTTGCGGAGATGGAAAGACTTTCGAAAAGCCTTTCATATCGGATGAACGAAAAGAggaaacttaaattgattttcgataACACTAAAATTTCATACCGTCGTAGACTAGCACTAACCCCGATATCGTCGCTTAAACAATTAGCAGATCATTGCTACATTTTCGATTCTCTAGAACCATCACTGTATTCCACTAATCAACAACGTCTTCATTCAAATGTACATCAAATTTCCCACGAGACCGAAGAAGATTTGGAACCAGATGAcgatgaagaagaagaagtcaACGCAATATCTGGACGCATCAACAAGTTTCGTCAATCGAAATTTAGAAACAACTTTCAACCCAACCCGTCAGAAAAGAAAACTCCAGTAGAGCAACAGGAAACACAGGAATCTCCAGAATTAAAATGCTGGAATTGTGAAACAGTAGGACACATAGCCAAATTTTGTTTAGAACCGCGTAAAATTTACTGCTACGCGTGTGGCAAACCGAATTTTACGGCGCGAAATTGTCCCAAACAACACAAGA TAACTTTCGAGGGCAAGACAGTCGTTATTCCAACAGTAGTTATCCCGGATGTGGCCAAACAACTCATCTGTGGCTATGATTTCTGGCGAGCGTTCGACATTAGACCAATGATGAGCAGCGGAGCAGCCGTAACCCTCACCGAGTCATCATTTaaccagcagcagcaatcgTTCCAGGATCCGAAAAGCCTCAACATGATGTGTTTCAGCCTATCCCTCGACGAAAACCACTTGGGATTAAAAACACAGCCAATCGAGGACGAAAGTTTGAACATTCCGTCACTAGAAGAACCTGAAAATAACGAAATTGGATTAGATTCACTCGAAACAGAGCACCAGTTAAGCGAAAATCAGAAGAACGATCTGTTGGAGATCATCAAAGGTTTCCCGAGGTCATACGATGGAAAAATCGGAAGGACTCATTTGATCCGTCACAAAATCGAGATCCTGCCAGACACCAAACCTAAGAAGATCCCAAACTACAAATATTCTCCTAAAGTCGAAAAGGAAGTGGACAAAGAAATCGAAAGATTGTTGACCATGGATGCGATTGAAGAATGCAGCAGTGAGTTCGTCAACCCTCTTCTTCCGGTCAAAAAGCCGAACGGCAATTGGAGGCTATGTCTGGACGCTAGACGACTCAATCAGATGACCAAACGCGACGAATACCCTTTCCCAAACATGACCAACATTTTAGAGCGCTTGGAAAAGGCAAAGTACTTCACGATCATTGATCTGAAGGACGCCTATCATCAAGTTGTTCTGGATCCTGATTCTCGAGACTTCACAGCTTTCAGGACTCCTAGAGGCCTCTGGAGGTACAAAACTATGCCTTTCGGATTGTTAAACAGCGGAGCCACTCTTTGTAGATTAATGTCCAGAGTTCTAAAGTTTGATTTACAACCCAAAGTATTTGTTTACTTGGACGATGTAATCGTCACATCAGGAGATTTTGAGGAACATTTGCGTTTACTTAAAGTCGTTGCACAACGATTACGTGAGGCTAATCTTACGATTAGCATCGAGAAGtcgaaattttgccaaaaatccgTAAAATACTTGGGTCACATTTTGAGCGAAGAAGGTATTGCACCGGATAGCGCCAAAATCGAACCAATTTTAAACTACCCGGCTCCTAAAAATATTAAGGAGATCCGCAGACTGTTAGGTCTTGCTGGATTCTACCAGCGATATATTCGAAATTACAGCCAAACAGTTACTCCGATATCAGATCTTTTGAGGAAAAATCAAGGCAAATTTCGGTGGACAGAAGCTGCAGATAATGCACTCCGGAATCTTAAATCCGCGCTGACATCACCACCCATTCTTTCTAACCCAGATTTTTCCCTTCCATTCGCAATCGAAACGGATAGTTCAGACTTGGCCGTAGGTGCCGTcttgacacaaaattttaatgGCGAGAGGAAATGCATTGCATTTTTCTCTAAGAAACTTTCCGCCACCCAGAAACGATACAGTGCGACTGAGCGGGAATGA